Proteins encoded together in one uncultured Desulfosarcina sp. window:
- a CDS encoding amino acid ABC transporter permease → MSSYEIDCSVLWREPYGSMLANGIFTTIHLSLLAWTIALLVGVLIGVLRVVPSRPARTVGFFYVQIFRNIPLLLHLFIWYFAVPLLFTENVQEWLNRDLDNLPYWASVIGLGLYTASRVAEQIRAGLLALPKGYREAAIATGLSTVQAYRNVFLPYALRIMIPPLTAEFLTCFKNSALAMTIGVMETAGAAYHIDSLTYHGLETITAASLVYIMLTTCIVLLMRWIENQIRIPGLIERER, encoded by the coding sequence ATGTCGAGTTACGAGATCGACTGTAGCGTCTTGTGGCGCGAGCCTTACGGGTCGATGCTCGCCAACGGCATCTTTACCACCATCCATTTGTCCCTTCTGGCCTGGACAATCGCCTTGCTGGTCGGCGTTCTGATCGGCGTGCTTCGGGTTGTCCCAAGCCGCCCCGCCAGGACCGTGGGGTTCTTCTATGTTCAGATATTCCGCAACATTCCCTTATTGCTTCATCTTTTCATCTGGTACTTTGCCGTGCCGCTACTTTTCACGGAGAACGTTCAGGAATGGCTGAACCGGGACCTTGACAACCTGCCCTATTGGGCAAGCGTCATCGGGCTTGGTTTATACACGGCATCCCGGGTGGCGGAACAGATCCGCGCCGGGCTTCTCGCGCTGCCCAAGGGATATCGTGAGGCGGCAATTGCGACGGGCCTGAGCACGGTTCAGGCATATCGGAACGTGTTTTTGCCGTACGCGTTGCGGATCATGATTCCACCGCTGACCGCCGAGTTTCTCACCTGCTTTAAAAACTCGGCGTTGGCGATGACCATCGGCGTCATGGAAACCGCCGGCGCAGCCTATCATATCGATTCGTTGACCTACCACGGCCTGGAGACAATAACGGCGGCTTCTCTGGTATATATTATGCTGACTACATGCATTGTACTGTTGATGCGTTGGATCGAAAACCAGATTCGCATTCCGGGCCTCATCGAAAGAGAGCGCTGA